A single Lolium perenne isolate Kyuss_39 chromosome 6, Kyuss_2.0, whole genome shotgun sequence DNA region contains:
- the LOC127308440 gene encoding uncharacterized protein isoform X2 has protein sequence MRQRKILLPVYAPVGCESSLLSSRSCVHVGSPQLIPINLAVSSDLLDCEIFNLTILNAWQSGPNDLFEPTSVHCFVDSLSKKKIRIKALLLDEMPLFFYSAGLHTLTTIKCTTRLLQA, from the exons ATGCGGCAGCGAAAGATTCTCCTCCCAGTCTATGCGCCTGTGGGATGCGAATCATCGCTgctttcaagccgga GTTGTGTTCATGTTGGTTCGCCTCAACTCATTCCAATAAATCTTGCAGTTTCTTCGGACTTACTTGATTGTGAAATTTTTAATCTGACTATTTTGAATGCCTGGCAGTCAG GTCCAAATGATCTCTTTGAGCCAACTTCTGTTCACTGTTTTGTGGATTCGTTGAGCAAGAAGAAGATTCGAATAAAAGCTCTTTTACTTGATGAG ATGCCATTGTTTTTTTACTCAGCAGGGCTCCACACATTGACAACTATAAAGTGCACAACAAG ATTGCTCCAAGCCTAA
- the LOC127308440 gene encoding uncharacterized protein isoform X1, with the protein MRQRKILLPVYAPVGCESSLLSSRSCVHVGSPQLIPINLAVSSDLLDCEIFNLTILNAWQSGPNDLFEPTSVHCFVDSLSKKKIRIKALLLDEIAPSLTRESCEALHQSIQEVVKYVVN; encoded by the exons ATGCGGCAGCGAAAGATTCTCCTCCCAGTCTATGCGCCTGTGGGATGCGAATCATCGCTgctttcaagccgga GTTGTGTTCATGTTGGTTCGCCTCAACTCATTCCAATAAATCTTGCAGTTTCTTCGGACTTACTTGATTGTGAAATTTTTAATCTGACTATTTTGAATGCCTGGCAGTCAG GTCCAAATGATCTCTTTGAGCCAACTTCTGTTCACTGTTTTGTGGATTCGTTGAGCAAGAAGAAGATTCGAATAAAAGCTCTTTTACTTGATGAG ATTGCTCCAAGCCTAACAAGGGAGAGTTGTGAAGCACTACACCAAAGCATCCAAGAG GTTGTGAAATATGTTGTCAATTGA